A window of the Bdellovibrio sp. ZAP7 genome harbors these coding sequences:
- a CDS encoding murein L,D-transpeptidase catalytic domain family protein, translated as MTFKKTKNVLALLSVTFLMAACAKGGFESSSTVLPDDPDTEQSAGDTAQAVPPAEVEAPSTGSGTDSSSGGTSSGTLTDAQIIAKYSYVDTGKTINQTMLKNAILYYHKNLAKVKNTDVLSVLDFSKYSGKQRFHIINMKTGEVWSVRVAHGKGSDPDHDGYANSFSNVSGSNASSVGIYKTAETYSGSHGYSLRLDGLSSSNSNARARAVVVHGADYVSEANVTQGRSWGCPAVSMSIRTKVIDTIKGGSIIYASATN; from the coding sequence ATGACATTCAAAAAAACAAAGAATGTTCTGGCATTACTATCCGTCACTTTCCTAATGGCAGCCTGTGCAAAAGGCGGTTTCGAAAGCTCTTCTACAGTTTTACCTGACGATCCAGACACAGAACAATCAGCCGGCGACACAGCTCAGGCAGTTCCCCCAGCAGAGGTGGAAGCACCAAGTACAGGCTCAGGCACTGATTCTTCATCGGGTGGCACTTCTAGCGGCACGTTGACAGATGCTCAAATCATCGCAAAGTACTCATATGTTGATACTGGTAAAACGATCAATCAGACGATGTTGAAAAATGCGATCCTTTATTACCACAAGAATTTAGCCAAAGTCAAAAACACCGACGTTTTGTCTGTACTAGATTTCAGCAAATATTCGGGAAAACAACGTTTTCATATTATCAATATGAAAACGGGTGAGGTATGGAGTGTACGAGTGGCTCATGGTAAAGGCTCTGACCCTGATCATGACGGTTACGCGAATTCTTTCAGTAACGTTTCTGGATCTAACGCCAGCTCGGTAGGGATCTATAAAACAGCTGAAACTTACTCGGGCTCTCACGGATACTCTTTGCGCTTGGACGGCTTGTCTTCATCAAACAGCAATGCCCGCGCCAGAGCCGTAGTTGTGCATGGCGCAGACTATGTGTCTGAAGCCAATGTTACTCAAGGCCGTAGCTGGGGCTGCCCGGCAGTATCCATGAGCATCAGAACTAAGGTGATCGACACTATTAAAGGTGGCTCTATTATCTACGCATCTGCAACGAACTAA